A genome region from Bradyrhizobium commune includes the following:
- a CDS encoding Tll0287-like domain-containing protein, which translates to MDDDAVVANNLAGLLRAARQVISNNQALINDPNIGDKGLTGRVVLRQSLDLYKKTSAIDPETVDPATRVGKLLHAQMDAIIEATDANQATINAKGVGFKAFIPAVFARLVNEAFATRAKEIAQIKVTAPEQLVRNRKARPDEWEADVIRNKLLQADWPRGQAYSATVSTNGRGAFRMMMPEYYANSCLSCHGSPQGQMDITGYPKEGGKEGDLGAVISITLFK; encoded by the coding sequence ATGGACGATGATGCAGTCGTGGCAAATAATCTTGCGGGCCTCCTACGTGCGGCGCGCCAGGTCATTTCCAACAATCAAGCGCTCATCAATGACCCGAACATCGGCGACAAGGGCCTCACCGGTCGGGTCGTGCTGCGGCAGAGCCTGGATTTGTACAAGAAGACTTCGGCGATCGATCCCGAGACCGTCGATCCGGCAACGCGCGTCGGAAAGCTTTTGCATGCGCAGATGGATGCTATCATCGAAGCGACGGACGCAAACCAGGCGACGATCAACGCAAAGGGGGTGGGCTTCAAGGCATTTATTCCCGCAGTGTTTGCAAGGCTTGTCAACGAAGCGTTCGCAACCCGGGCCAAAGAAATTGCGCAGATCAAGGTAACCGCCCCCGAGCAACTCGTGCGCAACCGCAAGGCGCGACCCGATGAGTGGGAGGCGGATGTGATCCGCAACAAATTGCTGCAGGCGGACTGGCCACGCGGGCAAGCCTATTCCGCGACGGTGAGCACCAATGGCCGAGGGGCGTTTCGTATGATGATGCCCGAATATTATGCGAACTCCTGTCTCAGCTGCCACGGGTCGCCGCAGGGGCAGATGGATATCACAGGGTATCCGAAGGAGGGCGGTAAGGAAGGCGATCTCGGCGCCGTCATCAGCATCACATTGTTTAAATAG
- a CDS encoding putative quinol monooxygenase — translation MSKLAIMGTIEVAAGKRDQVVPLLMAHRARCLKDEPGTLQFEVALPRDDDSRVLLYEVYQDDAAFEMHRNSASIAQRRQETEGMDVKVIATRCTPVE, via the coding sequence ATGTCCAAACTTGCAATCATGGGAACTATCGAAGTCGCAGCCGGCAAGCGGGACCAGGTCGTGCCGCTACTTATGGCGCATCGGGCCCGTTGCCTCAAAGATGAGCCCGGCACCCTTCAGTTCGAAGTGGCGCTTCCTCGCGACGACGATTCGAGGGTGCTCCTCTACGAAGTCTACCAAGATGATGCCGCCTTCGAGATGCATCGGAATTCGGCGTCCATAGCACAGAGGCGGCAGGAGACTGAGGGAATGGACGTCAAGGTGATCGCGACGAGGTGCACACCCGTCGAATAG
- a CDS encoding helix-turn-helix domain-containing protein, with protein sequence MISPMQCRAARGLLDWSQQDLADRAKVGIVTVRQLEAGSHEPRRSTLQVVRLAFEAAGVLFIEENGEGPGVRLRKLTP encoded by the coding sequence ATGATTTCTCCAATGCAGTGTCGTGCCGCGCGTGGTCTCCTAGATTGGAGCCAACAGGATCTCGCAGATCGTGCGAAGGTCGGGATCGTGACTGTCAGGCAACTTGAGGCCGGAAGTCATGAACCACGGCGTTCCACCCTCCAGGTCGTGAGATTGGCCTTCGAAGCGGCGGGAGTGCTGTTCATCGAGGAGAACGGCGAGGGACCGGGCGTCCGGCTGCGCAAGCTGACGCCCTAA
- a CDS encoding YqaJ viral recombinase family protein, with amino-acid sequence MVGRTEQWKSRIGFIGGSDALIIMGDDHDKLIRLWREKRGEVLPLDLSNDLVVQLGTVTEDLNRTWYERTSGHTVQDVQRKVRHPIHKWMGATLAGRVQQTGAVYEAKFMLPSDFSEEAAANKYMAQLQHNMWVIAARSAVLSIITGCGKWVEVTIYADPLYQHLLLTAEKKFRRCVQTGEPPVLFDIETPRPRLEAIKIVDMTASNSWVELAATYLRTREAHGDHELAKTELEKLVPEDTKEAVGHGIKARRSKLNAVSFEVLPVQLAHPSSGEHIGVIAPP; translated from the coding sequence ATGGTCGGCCGCACAGAGCAATGGAAGTCGCGAATTGGGTTTATCGGAGGATCCGATGCCCTAATTATTATGGGAGATGACCATGACAAGCTGATCAGGCTTTGGCGTGAAAAGCGCGGGGAGGTCCTTCCGCTGGACCTCAGCAATGATCTGGTTGTCCAGCTCGGCACCGTCACCGAGGACCTAAACCGGACGTGGTACGAGCGTACGAGTGGCCACACAGTCCAAGATGTCCAACGAAAGGTCAGACATCCGATCCACAAATGGATGGGTGCGACGCTCGCCGGCCGCGTTCAACAAACCGGCGCGGTGTATGAAGCTAAGTTTATGCTGCCCTCGGACTTCTCCGAAGAAGCCGCGGCCAACAAATACATGGCTCAGCTTCAACACAATATGTGGGTGATCGCCGCGCGTTCGGCGGTCCTCTCCATCATTACCGGTTGTGGCAAGTGGGTCGAGGTAACCATCTACGCCGATCCGCTCTACCAACACCTTCTTCTGACGGCCGAGAAGAAATTCAGGCGCTGCGTTCAGACCGGCGAGCCGCCGGTGTTGTTCGATATTGAAACGCCCCGCCCACGGCTGGAAGCGATCAAAATTGTCGATATGACCGCATCCAATTCCTGGGTCGAGCTTGCAGCAACCTATCTCCGGACTCGCGAAGCTCACGGAGATCACGAACTTGCCAAAACCGAATTGGAGAAGCTGGTCCCTGAGGACACAAAGGAAGCCGTCGGCCATGGCATCAAAGCCCGGCGGTCCAAGTTAAATGCCGTCAGTTTTGAAGTTCTACCGGTACAGCTCGCGCACCCGTCTTCTGGTGAGCATATCGGTGTGATTGCGCCGCCTTAA
- a CDS encoding helix-turn-helix domain-containing protein, which produces MNNESKLQKNRRALSQQASNPPKVRLRPSTGSSIPNESRLKSAPPPNSIRHYRRRAGLTLAHLGRLLGVSGETIRRLEERDTWLDAERAAAIAKALGVPKEVLGFSNAPDAYAWAAKAVPVIGSVIVDDLVKYRKTERRVVGGSHLPSDSVALDITRGKLRGWMLFYREGFREPMSEEVLKRQGLAPKFIVTLNDGTTWWRTIRPASEQHLFHLDAPFMQSVNHVEIAWVSEIVALQVPLFDLPAGISEKK; this is translated from the coding sequence ATGAACAACGAATCCAAACTGCAGAAAAATCGTCGCGCACTCTCACAACAAGCGTCCAACCCGCCGAAGGTGCGCCTGCGACCGTCGACGGGATCATCGATCCCAAATGAGAGCCGCTTGAAAAGCGCTCCACCTCCAAACTCAATTCGACACTATCGTCGGCGAGCCGGCCTCACGCTGGCACACCTTGGAAGGCTCTTGGGCGTTAGCGGCGAAACCATCCGCCGTCTTGAGGAGCGCGACACGTGGCTCGACGCAGAGCGAGCTGCAGCGATCGCCAAAGCGCTCGGTGTGCCGAAGGAAGTTCTGGGTTTCAGTAACGCGCCCGACGCTTATGCATGGGCAGCCAAAGCAGTCCCTGTCATCGGATCGGTAATCGTGGATGACCTGGTTAAATACCGCAAAACCGAGCGTCGCGTGGTGGGCGGCTCCCACTTGCCATCCGATTCGGTCGCTCTCGATATCACACGGGGAAAGCTGCGGGGCTGGATGCTCTTCTATAGGGAAGGCTTTCGCGAGCCGATGAGCGAGGAGGTGCTGAAGCGCCAGGGCCTGGCTCCAAAATTTATCGTGACCCTCAATGACGGCACGACTTGGTGGCGGACCATCAGGCCAGCCTCAGAGCAACATCTATTCCACCTCGATGCGCCTTTTATGCAATCGGTCAATCATGTCGAAATCGCTTGGGTTTCCGAGATTGTAGCGTTGCAGGTCCCGCTGTTCGATCTTCCGGCCGGCATTAGTGAGAAGAAATAG
- a CDS encoding ERF family protein: MHQSSERIGTIAAALARAQAELSNPEKTLTAIIRSPFPREQDRTFRYASLASGLDIVRKTLSQQEIATIQTTRIEPTGQIHLTTLLAHASGEWISSDLPVCPSKDVEAPHRMGAALTYVRRYALFALVGIAGEDDLDAPDVIVGAPAATDPANAPRLKGKPPKQVLNRAPILPPELSAELLDRLLVELASQERGDSLLEWARASLPFKNTLLEEDARILEAAYRKRSKENLPPEFNAAERQPAPSFNVFQGKPDSLGTQIAADLVANASQTGLAFPKEPTRKRSKGHLRFVRSQACLVCNKRPTDAHHLKFAQQRALGCKVSDEFTVPLCRAHHQDLHRHGDERSWWTNMQISPLPIATELWKGSPIHAPNESNTITLDAPPLLGL, translated from the coding sequence ATGCATCAATCCAGTGAGCGTATCGGAACCATCGCAGCGGCCCTCGCTCGAGCCCAAGCCGAACTGAGCAACCCGGAGAAAACCCTGACCGCGATCATCCGGTCTCCGTTCCCGCGGGAGCAGGACCGAACCTTTCGCTATGCCTCCCTCGCGAGCGGCCTGGACATCGTTCGTAAGACGCTGAGCCAGCAGGAGATCGCAACGATCCAGACTACTAGGATCGAGCCGACCGGCCAGATCCACCTGACTACCCTGCTCGCCCATGCCTCGGGCGAGTGGATCTCCTCGGACCTGCCGGTCTGCCCCAGCAAGGACGTCGAAGCCCCGCACCGGATGGGGGCGGCGCTGACCTACGTCCGACGTTACGCCCTGTTTGCCCTGGTCGGGATCGCCGGCGAGGACGATCTCGACGCGCCCGACGTCATCGTAGGCGCTCCGGCCGCCACCGATCCAGCAAACGCCCCGCGGCTGAAAGGAAAGCCGCCAAAACAGGTTCTTAACCGTGCTCCGATCCTCCCGCCCGAACTATCAGCCGAGCTCCTGGACCGGCTGCTCGTTGAACTCGCCTCTCAGGAAAGGGGCGACAGCTTGCTCGAATGGGCCAGGGCCAGCCTCCCCTTTAAGAACACCCTCCTGGAAGAAGACGCCCGCATCCTGGAAGCTGCTTACCGAAAGAGGTCCAAGGAAAATCTCCCACCCGAGTTCAATGCGGCAGAGCGACAGCCGGCGCCATCATTCAACGTATTTCAGGGGAAGCCGGATTCGCTGGGAACGCAGATCGCCGCCGATCTCGTCGCCAATGCGAGCCAGACCGGTCTCGCCTTTCCAAAGGAGCCAACTCGAAAGCGGAGCAAGGGGCACCTAAGGTTCGTTCGCAGCCAAGCCTGTCTCGTCTGCAACAAGAGACCTACCGATGCGCATCATCTGAAGTTTGCGCAACAGCGTGCACTTGGATGCAAGGTCAGCGATGAATTCACCGTTCCGCTTTGTCGTGCTCATCATCAAGATTTGCACCGGCATGGCGACGAGAGGTCATGGTGGACCAACATGCAGATTTCGCCCCTGCCGATCGCGACGGAGCTATGGAAGGGCAGTCCGATTCATGCTCCAAACGAATCAAACACAATCACTCTCGACGCCCCACCGCTACTCGGATTGTAG
- a CDS encoding UDP-glucose dehydrogenase family protein — MRITMIGTGYVGLVSGACFADFGHDVICVDKDEKKIASLHRGEIPIYEPGLDELVANNVKAKRLSFTTDLSKPVADADAVFIAVGTPSRRGDGHADLSYVYAAAKEIAQSLSGFTVVVTKSTVPVGTGDEVERIIRETNPKADVVVASNPEFLREGAAIRDFKFPDRVVVGTDDDRGRKVMGDIYRPLSLNQAPLMFTARRTAEMIKYAANAFLATKITFINEIADLSEKVGANVQEVARGIGLDNRIGTKFLHAGPGFGGSCFPKDTKALIKIAQDYDVSLRIVESVLAVNENRKRAMARKVSQALGGSLRGKTIAVLGLTFKPDTDDMRDAPSIPLVTGLIDMGAKVKAFDPVGMEQAKSELPNITYCDDAYACAQGADAVVVVTEWTQFRGLDLDRLKSIMGQPIVVDLRNIYRPEEMTAAGFVYESIGRSSTPIEI, encoded by the coding sequence ATGCGCATCACGATGATCGGTACGGGTTACGTGGGACTGGTGTCCGGAGCCTGCTTTGCCGATTTCGGCCATGACGTCATCTGCGTCGACAAGGACGAGAAGAAGATCGCTAGCCTTCATCGCGGTGAGATCCCGATCTATGAGCCGGGCCTCGACGAGCTGGTCGCGAACAACGTCAAGGCCAAGCGCCTGAGCTTCACCACCGACCTGTCCAAGCCGGTCGCCGACGCCGACGCCGTGTTCATCGCGGTCGGCACGCCGTCGCGGCGCGGCGACGGTCATGCCGATCTGTCCTATGTCTACGCGGCCGCGAAGGAGATCGCGCAGTCGCTGTCCGGCTTCACCGTCGTGGTGACGAAGTCGACCGTTCCGGTCGGCACCGGCGACGAGGTCGAGCGCATCATCCGCGAGACCAATCCCAAGGCCGACGTTGTCGTCGCCTCCAACCCCGAGTTCCTGCGCGAGGGCGCGGCGATCCGCGACTTCAAGTTCCCCGACCGCGTCGTGGTCGGCACCGACGACGACCGCGGTCGCAAGGTGATGGGCGACATCTATCGCCCGCTGTCGCTGAACCAGGCACCGCTGATGTTCACCGCACGCCGCACCGCGGAGATGATCAAATACGCCGCGAACGCCTTCCTCGCGACCAAGATTACCTTCATCAACGAGATCGCAGACCTCTCGGAAAAAGTCGGCGCCAACGTGCAGGAGGTCGCGCGCGGCATTGGCCTGGACAACCGCATCGGCACAAAGTTCCTGCACGCGGGTCCGGGCTTCGGTGGCTCCTGCTTCCCGAAGGACACCAAGGCGCTGATCAAGATCGCGCAGGATTACGACGTCTCCTTGCGCATCGTCGAATCCGTGCTCGCCGTGAACGAGAACCGCAAGCGTGCGATGGCACGCAAAGTGAGCCAGGCCCTTGGCGGCTCGTTGCGCGGCAAGACCATCGCCGTGCTCGGCCTCACCTTCAAGCCCGACACCGACGACATGCGCGATGCGCCGTCGATCCCGCTGGTCACCGGCCTGATCGACATGGGCGCGAAGGTCAAGGCGTTCGATCCGGTCGGCATGGAGCAGGCCAAAAGTGAGCTGCCTAACATCACCTATTGTGACGACGCCTATGCCTGCGCGCAGGGCGCCGATGCGGTTGTCGTCGTCACCGAATGGACGCAGTTCCGAGGCCTCGATCTCGACCGGCTGAAGAGCATCATGGGGCAGCCGATTGTTGTCGATCTCCGCAACATCTATCGCCCCGAAGAGATGACTGCTGCGGGCTTCGTCTATGAGAGTATTGGACGGTCCTCGACTCCAATCGAAATCTAG
- a CDS encoding transglutaminase-like cysteine peptidase — MSKPICVARMLMFCAIVGSSPVRADLLTLPPMQYTLFCIKYPAECRSTADRQIDEAQLRQLQNINSLINSMIVPDPHSDHEWNVYPPRGDCGDFAVTKRHAFLAAGWPSSRLLLAEVVLRSSHEHHLLLIVIGPSATWVLDNLRDGLLSLGEMRQRYFLVRAQTTSNPNIWATSWNGEWPSN, encoded by the coding sequence ATGTCTAAGCCCATTTGCGTGGCAAGAATGCTCATGTTTTGCGCAATCGTCGGATCATCGCCCGTTCGGGCCGATTTGTTGACGCTGCCGCCGATGCAGTACACTCTGTTCTGCATCAAATATCCCGCTGAATGTCGCTCTACAGCCGATCGGCAGATTGATGAGGCGCAATTGCGGCAGCTGCAAAATATCAACTCTTTGATCAATTCCATGATCGTCCCTGATCCTCATTCGGATCACGAATGGAACGTCTATCCGCCCCGGGGTGACTGCGGCGATTTCGCAGTCACCAAGCGGCACGCATTTCTCGCTGCCGGCTGGCCATCCTCGCGGCTATTGCTGGCGGAGGTTGTGCTGCGAAGTTCCCATGAGCACCATCTGTTGCTGATTGTTATAGGTCCTTCGGCAACCTGGGTCCTGGACAATTTGCGAGACGGTTTGTTGTCGCTCGGAGAGATGAGGCAGAGATATTTTCTCGTGCGGGCCCAAACAACAAGCAACCCGAATATTTGGGCGACGTCCTGGAATGGAGAATGGCCAAGCAATTGA
- a CDS encoding class I SAM-dependent methyltransferase, translated as MYSLPKEIDTTGTRPVDVKRLTFIHRHLHVAGARKILELGCGPGHILRTLNGYEIVVGVDNCEADIDTCRSRGLDARLAHAGMFADGAPYDVVIASEVIEHFLEPEQLLANAARNLTSGGLLILTTPNGYGWYELTRRHLNPLAYLSRWNPLRRLLGKQPYVRGSGWDHCQWFTMTRLMRLTAAAGFTPLEQQNSDFVTGGRRDSELASRLPSWAASGWYFAFRYEPTVSPSS; from the coding sequence ATGTATAGTCTACCGAAAGAGATAGATACTACGGGCACTCGTCCTGTGGACGTTAAACGACTGACGTTCATCCATAGGCATCTGCATGTCGCTGGTGCCAGAAAGATCCTCGAGCTGGGCTGCGGCCCGGGACATATCCTGAGGACTTTGAACGGCTACGAAATAGTAGTTGGTGTCGACAACTGTGAGGCGGACATTGATACGTGCCGCTCTAGAGGATTAGACGCACGACTAGCGCACGCGGGTATGTTCGCTGATGGAGCGCCTTACGATGTCGTTATTGCCTCCGAAGTCATCGAACATTTTCTCGAACCCGAGCAACTGCTAGCCAACGCGGCCCGCAATCTGACATCCGGGGGACTTTTGATCTTGACTACGCCAAATGGCTACGGGTGGTACGAGCTCACGCGTCGGCATCTTAACCCGTTGGCCTATTTGTCCCGATGGAATCCGTTGCGCCGACTTCTCGGAAAGCAACCTTATGTTAGGGGCAGCGGATGGGATCATTGCCAGTGGTTTACAATGACACGCCTAATGCGACTGACCGCAGCTGCGGGCTTCACACCCCTTGAACAGCAGAACTCCGACTTCGTTACCGGCGGCCGACGCGACTCTGAATTGGCATCCCGGCTGCCAAGTTGGGCTGCTTCCGGCTGGTATTTTGCATTTCGTTACGAGCCGACGGTCTCCCCCTCGTCCTGA
- a CDS encoding cellulase family glycosylhydrolase, which yields MAGVTGALAMLLFCSVSWSSPVQKGMNAGDLLFMSPTQLRARFADMQVTGVKWLRVEFDWSRIQPNDQDNYALEQHDRIVNLAEEFDISVLGLIYFCPAWANGGHKPPASPPADPRDFGRFASVLAARYSAAGLHHWEIWNEPNLGISWGPSPSPTEYVALLKAAYVAIKKVDSSATVVSGGLAQPYNTSTTMRAADFLDAIYRNGAKEFLDAVGNHPYGNWEKMDGPNGLRSIMSKYNDQDKDIWVTEYGAPTDGKGSVVVSESAQAALLKDAFDRSTTQSKLGPIFWYNYKDWCPKGKDDPDCYYGLLRFDDSRKLSYLQFMEIH from the coding sequence TTGGCAGGCGTTACCGGTGCGCTGGCAATGTTATTGTTCTGCTCTGTCTCGTGGTCATCTCCCGTTCAAAAAGGCATGAACGCTGGTGACCTCTTGTTCATGAGCCCGACGCAGCTGCGAGCGCGCTTCGCAGATATGCAGGTGACCGGCGTAAAATGGTTGAGGGTAGAATTCGACTGGAGTCGCATACAACCAAACGATCAAGATAATTATGCGCTCGAGCAGCACGACAGAATTGTGAATTTGGCCGAAGAGTTCGATATTTCCGTTCTTGGCTTGATCTATTTCTGTCCCGCGTGGGCTAACGGGGGGCACAAGCCTCCAGCTTCCCCTCCGGCTGACCCGCGTGATTTTGGTCGGTTCGCTTCAGTCTTGGCAGCTAGATATTCGGCCGCAGGACTGCATCACTGGGAAATCTGGAATGAGCCGAATCTTGGCATCAGCTGGGGTCCCTCGCCCTCTCCCACGGAATACGTTGCTCTGCTGAAGGCGGCGTATGTTGCGATCAAGAAGGTCGACAGCAGTGCGACAGTCGTATCAGGCGGCCTGGCTCAGCCTTACAATACGAGCACCACGATGCGGGCAGCTGATTTCCTGGATGCCATCTATCGAAACGGGGCGAAGGAATTCCTAGACGCGGTTGGAAATCATCCCTACGGCAACTGGGAGAAGATGGATGGCCCAAATGGGCTACGATCAATCATGTCCAAGTACAACGACCAAGACAAAGACATCTGGGTCACGGAGTATGGCGCTCCAACAGATGGAAAGGGATCAGTCGTCGTCTCGGAGAGCGCCCAGGCTGCCCTCCTTAAGGACGCTTTCGATCGATCAACGACGCAATCAAAGCTTGGCCCGATTTTTTGGTACAACTACAAGGACTGGTGCCCGAAAGGCAAAGATGATCCCGATTGTTACTATGGGCTATTGAGGTTCGACGATTCTCGAAAGCTTTCTTACCTTCAGTTCATGGAGATACATTAA
- a CDS encoding mannose-1-phosphate guanylyltransferase/mannose-6-phosphate isomerase translates to MQRAIIPLVMCGGAGTRLWPASREVRPKQFLPLFGPRSTFQDTLLRVSDAELFDRPIVITNASYRFMVLEQLAEIGIEADVILEPMRRDSGPAIAAGAVFAQTRAAEAIVLALAADHVVQDNAAFVAACREGLAAASTGRIVTFGVKPERPATEYGYISLSEVISGEVRAVAGFVEKPDAVKAADYVSSGYLWNSGNFMFPASVLLDEYRKVDAASVDAVSKAVTNAGRDLGFVTLEPQAFGAAKAISIDYAVMEKTSRAAVVPVSCGWSDVGSWRAVWELSAKDTQGNSAHGTAVFEDSRNCNVTTDHALVALEGVDDLVVVATADAVLVSRQKDANGLKRLVTKLKAVAPKVTEEHLKVHRPWGSYQSVDNGERHQVKRIVVKPGGRLSLQKHHHRAEHWIVVRGAARVTVNETVKTVHENESIYIPMGAVHRMENPGKIMLELIEVQTGSYLGEDDIIRIEDDYQRS, encoded by the coding sequence GTGCAACGAGCCATCATCCCGTTAGTCATGTGCGGCGGTGCCGGGACGCGCCTCTGGCCGGCTTCACGCGAGGTGCGCCCGAAACAGTTCTTGCCGCTGTTCGGCCCGCGCTCGACCTTCCAGGACACGCTGCTGCGTGTCTCCGATGCGGAACTGTTTGACCGCCCGATCGTGATCACCAATGCCTCCTACCGCTTCATGGTGCTGGAGCAGCTCGCCGAGATTGGCATCGAGGCCGACGTGATCCTCGAGCCGATGCGCCGCGACTCCGGCCCAGCGATCGCAGCCGGTGCGGTGTTCGCGCAGACGCGTGCCGCTGAGGCGATCGTGCTCGCGCTCGCCGCCGACCATGTGGTGCAGGACAACGCCGCCTTCGTCGCGGCCTGCCGCGAGGGCCTCGCGGCCGCGAGCACCGGCCGCATCGTCACCTTCGGCGTCAAGCCGGAACGGCCGGCGACCGAATACGGCTACATTAGCCTAAGTGAGGTGATCTCCGGCGAGGTGCGCGCGGTTGCAGGCTTCGTCGAGAAGCCGGATGCAGTAAAGGCGGCGGACTACGTCAGTTCGGGTTATCTCTGGAACAGCGGTAACTTCATGTTCCCCGCGAGCGTCCTCCTCGACGAGTATCGCAAGGTCGATGCCGCGAGCGTGGATGCGGTCTCCAAGGCTGTCACCAACGCAGGCCGCGATCTCGGCTTCGTGACGCTGGAGCCGCAGGCTTTCGGCGCGGCGAAGGCGATCTCGATCGACTATGCGGTGATGGAGAAGACCTCGCGCGCCGCGGTGGTGCCGGTGTCCTGTGGCTGGTCCGACGTCGGCTCTTGGCGTGCGGTGTGGGAATTGTCCGCCAAGGATACGCAGGGCAATTCGGCACACGGCACCGCCGTGTTCGAGGATTCGCGCAATTGCAACGTTACCACCGACCATGCGCTGGTGGCGCTTGAAGGTGTCGATGATCTCGTCGTGGTGGCGACCGCGGATGCGGTGCTGGTCTCGCGCCAGAAGGATGCCAACGGGCTGAAGCGTCTCGTGACGAAACTGAAGGCCGTCGCGCCGAAGGTCACCGAGGAGCATCTCAAGGTGCATCGGCCCTGGGGCAGCTACCAGTCGGTCGATAATGGCGAGCGCCATCAGGTCAAGCGCATCGTGGTCAAGCCGGGCGGGCGGCTGTCGCTGCAGAAGCACCATCACCGCGCCGAGCACTGGATCGTGGTCCGCGGTGCGGCCCGCGTCACCGTGAATGAAACGGTGAAGACGGTGCATGAGAACGAGTCGATCTACATCCCGATGGGCGCGGTCCACCGGATGGAGAACCCCGGTAAAATCATGCTGGAACTGATCGAGGTCCAGACCGGCTCCTATCTCGGGGAAGACGACATCATCCGGATTGAAGACGACTATCAAAGGTCGTGA